One part of the Carassius gibelio isolate Cgi1373 ecotype wild population from Czech Republic chromosome B6, carGib1.2-hapl.c, whole genome shotgun sequence genome encodes these proteins:
- the cb6h1orf159 gene encoding uncharacterized protein C1orf159 homolog isoform X2, whose translation MSRVYYILSAALFVLEIPETKALLENSNNCCGRIKRMNETCVNITLCDPGLLQIQENNTAFCVSCDSTDQGNSTLLNNSGPGVAASVLLGSLLISLGLILSVASFFYLKRSSRLQGFYRRNKAFIFQPSETAAMIPEATSSVRKPRYVRRERPSATSASSSATVATGAVTKVYDV comes from the exons ATGAGTAGAGTCTACTACATCCTCAGTGCTGCTCTTTTTGTGTTAGAAATTCCAGAGACCAAG GCACTGCTAGAAAACTCCAATAACTGTTGTGGAAGAATAAAGAGAATGAATGAAACCTGTGTGAATATTACACTCTGTGATCCTG GGCTCCTTCAAATACAGGAGAACAATACAGCATTTTGTGTGTCCTGTGACTCAACAGATCAGGGCAATTCAACTTTACTTAACAATA GTGGTCCAGGTGTAGCAGCTTCTGTCCTTCTAGGATCTCTACTGATCAGCCTGGGTCTCATCCTCTCGGTTGCATCTTTCTTTTACCTTAAGCGTTCCAGCCGCCTCCAGGGCTTTTACAGGCGCAATAagg CTTTTATATTCCAACCAAGTGAGACG GCTGCCATGATTCCTGAAGCTACATCTTCAG TTCGCAAGCCGAGATATGTCAGGAGGGAGAGGCCATCAGCAACATCAGCATCCAGCAGTGCTACTGTGGCAACAGGAGCTGTAACCAAGGTATACGATGTGTGA
- the LOC127959537 gene encoding arginine-glutamic acid dipeptide repeats protein-like isoform X3: MDDLFSPRRQLNSTQGEIRVGPSHQAKLPELQPPPAHRTESVTGNEELVWAPGVNDCDLLMYLRAARSMAAFAGMCDGGSTEDGCLAASRDDTTLNALNTLHESKYNAAKALQCLVKKPVPKLIEKCWSEDEVKRFIRGLRQYGKNFFKIRKELLPSKKTGELITFYYYWKKTPEAMASRPHRQQRRQPVSRKVKTRNATAAANATSHTSSMELSSASEDDLDSEDSEQSGKGQACSHCLTTNSKDWHHGGRDNVLLCSSCHSHFSKHRRLPPLPKPADPPYLFKPVREEEEGVRHGMKTRRSRVPPHMSSLRSGRNRPTGSPDRSMSPTLEDVRSNGQSPRASSTAMATRASSSDIKNGVAGKTSKKIKVEASIVKGVKRQRESGAPDADEPERKNMKRPKNQEGPDSPSEGEGEGESSDSRSANDDGSSDTKDIDQDNRSSSPSLASPLQANESDSDSPAPPPAPGPTPKSQPQQPAETPTTHAPSETPPSPQPSLPMSSSEPLPGTFTTTSKAPSIEVSQEVPSPTTFRSGPRGPEPPTSYSNSSSQQVQCPGQGQSFPVPPHYQHNPDQLQNPSSGANQPPGFASRPLHLQKESPLPPLPPTAASQIKPPPTTPIPPSHKQPPHLSAPPPHFLQIHPNLPPPPALKPLASLPSQHLPCSQPPPLHIIPQNHPAQPSVLIQSQSQQVKGHTSGAPPAAESSHPLLPQNSPAAQSTASFPLYASPIPAHQPSTSSSASTPVGQAHIKEEPIDEEEECDSPPPPRRSPSPVPTVVDIPSHASQSARFIKHLNRGYNSCSRTDLYFTPLASSKLAKKREEVVERSRREAELSARQGRERERERERERERERERERERERDSDKASRASSSSHDGRISDHLLAAHVQPGRPSFEPPPPTTVAAVPPYLGPDTPALRTLSEYARPHVMSPNNRNHPFFMPLGPGEHLLAYHMPGLYAADPALRERELRELREREIRERMKPGFEVKPPELENPLHPSANPMEHFARHGALPLPHVAGPHPFAQFHPAMERSIAAPPRPEISYAERLTAERLHAERMASVAAGDPVARLQMLNVTPHHHQHSHIHSHLHLHQQDPLNQGQGPHPLVDPLAAGPPLARFPYPPGAISNPLLSELSHEHEMLRHPLFGAPFPRELPGPLAPMSAAHQLQAMQAQSAELQRLALEQQWLHGHAHLHSAPLPSQEDYYRYRL, translated from the exons ATGGACGACCTGTTCAGTCCGCGAAG GCAGCTGAACAGCACACAAGGAGAGATTCGAGTGGGACCAAGTCATCAG GCCAAGCTACCTGAATTACAGCCGCCCCCTGCTCATAGAACAGAGTCTGTAACAGGAAATGAGGAGCTGGTGTGGGCACCGGGGGTCAATGACTGTGACCTTCTCATGTACCTACGGGCTGCCAG GAGCATGGCAGCTTTTGCAGGGATGTGTGATGGCGGTTCAACGGAGGATGGTTGTCTTGCAGCTTCCCGGGATGACACCacattaaatgctttaaatacG CTCCATGAAAGCAAGTACAACGCAGCCAAAGCCCTGCAGTGTCTGGTGAAGAAACCAGTTCCAAAACTCATTGAGAAGTGCTGGTCAGAAGATGAAGTG AAACGGTTTATCAGAGGTCTCAGACAGTACGGCAAAAACTTCTTTAAGATCCGTAAGGAGTTACTTCCTAGTAAGAAAACG GGTGAGCTAATCACTTTCTACTACTACTGGAAGAAAACTCCCGAAGCCATGGCGTCACGACCTCATCGGCAGCAGAGAAGGCAGCCGGTGTCTCGCAAAGTGAAAACTCGCAACGCGACAGCTGCAGCCAATGCAACATCTCACACTTCTTCCA TGGAACTTAGTTCTGCAAGTGAAGATGATCTGGACAGTGAGGATAGTGAGCAGAGTGGCAAAGGTCAAGCCTGCAGTCACTGTCTGACCACTA ACTCCAAGGACTGGCATCATGGAGGGAGAGACAACGTCTTGCTGTGCTCTAGTTGCCACTCTCATTTCAGCAAGCATCGGCGCCTGCCACCTCTTCCCAAACCAGCAGATCCACCCTACCTCTTCAAACCTgtcagagaagaggaagagggagtCAGACATGGGATGAAGACCCGACGGAGCCGGGTTCCACCACAT ATGTCATCACTTCGGAGTGGGCGCAACAGACCAACCGGAAGTCCAGACAGGAGCATGTCTCCAACCCTCGAGGATGTGCGATCTAATGGACAGTCCCCCAGAGCCAGTTCCACTGCTATGGCAACCAGGGCTTCCAGCTCTGATATCAAGAATGGAGTGGCTGGGAAGACCAGCAAG AAGATAAAAGTAGAGGCGTCTATTGTAAAGGGCGTGAAAAGACAGAGAGAGTCAGGAGCTCCAGATGCTGATGAGCCTGAAAGGAAAAACATGAAACGACCTAAGAATCAG GAGGGTCCTGATTCTCCATCAGAAGGTGAGGGTGAAGGCGAGAGCTCCGACAGCCGCAGCGCCAATGATGATGGCAGcagtgacactaaagacattgATCAGGACAACCGCAGTTCCTCCCCCAGCCTGGCCAGTCCCCTGCAGGCCAACGAAAGCGACTCGGACTCCCCAGCACCACCCCCTGCACCAGGCCCAACCCCAAAATCCCAGCCCCAACAGCCTGCTGAGACCCCAACAACACATGCCCCATCTGAAACACCACCATCTCCTCAGCCCTCTCTGCCTATGTCCTCATCCGAACCTTTACCTGGAACTTTTACCACCACCTCGAAGGCACCATCCATAGAGGTTTCCCAGGAGGTTCCATCTCCAACCACTTTCAGAAGTGGTCCCAGGGGACCTGAACCCCCCACCTCTTATTCAAACTCCTCGTCTCAGCAGGTGCAGTGTCCAGGGCAGGGGCAGTCATTCCCTGTGCCGCCCCATTATCAGCACAATCCAGATCAGCTGCAGAATCCTTCATCTGGGGCAAATCAGCCACCAGGGTTTGCTTCCAGACCATTGCACCTTCAAAAAGAgagccctcttcctcctcttcccccTACAGCAGCATCCCAAATCAAGCCCCCTCCGACCACTCCAATTCCACCTTCTCACAAGCAGCCCCCTCACCTTTCTGCACCTCCACCCCATTTTCTGCAGATTCACCCTAATCTTCCTCCACCCCCTGCTCTAAAACCGCTTGCTTCCCTGCCCTCACAACACTTGCCTTGTTCCCAGCCTCCTCCATTGCATATAATTCCACAAAATCACCCTGCTCAACCTTCCGTTCTGATTCAGTCGCAGAGCcagcaggtcaaaggtcatacTAGTGGTGCCCCTCCAGCTGCAGAAAGTTCTCACCCATTGCTTCCTCAAAATAGTCCTGCAGCTCAGTCCACTGCTTCATTCCCTCTGTACGCTTCTCCGATCCCTGCCCATCAGCCCTCCACATCCTCCTCAGCAAGCACTCCTGTTGGACAGGCTCATATCAAAGAGGAGCCAAttgatgaggaggaggagtgtGACAGCCCGCCTCCCCCTCGCAGAAGTCCCTCTCCAGTACCGACAGTGGTTGACATACCCAGTCATGCAAGTCAGTCAGCAAG ATTCATCAAACACCTCAACCGAGGTTACAACTCCTGCTCTCGCACAGACCTGTACTTTACCCCATTGGCCTCTTCAAAACTGGCCAAAAAACGAGAGGAAGTTGTTGAAAGATCCAGAAGAGAAGCAGAGCTGAGTGctcgacagggacgagagagagaaagagaaagagagcgtgagagggagagagaaagagagagggagcgagaaagagagagagactctgaTAAAGCCTCT cgTGCTTCAAGCTCATCCCATGATGGCCGAATAAGTGACCACCTGCTTGCTGCCCATGTGCAACCAGGCCGTCCGTCATTCGAGCCTCCTCCCCCCACCACCGTGGCTGCAGTTCCACCATATCTCGGCCCTGACACTCCAGCCCTCCGCACACTCAGCGAGTACGCCCGCCCCCACGTCATGTCGCCCAACAACCGCAACCATCCTTTCTTCATGCCACTTGGGCCGGGTGAGCACCTGCTAGCTTATCACATGCCAGGGCTGTACGCAGCAGACCCAGCCCTTCGAGAGCGAGAGCTTCGTGAACttcgagagagagagatccgAGAAAGAATGAAGCCCGGATTTGAGGTGAAACCACCGGAGTTGGAGAACCCACTTCATCCATCAGCAAATCCCATGGAGCATTTCGCCCGCCATGGAGCCCTGCCTCTCCCTCATGTGGCTGGACCTCACCCCTTCGCTCAGTTCCACCCAGCCATGGAGCGCAGCATAGCGGCACCCCCTCGGCCGGAAATCAGCTACGCTGAGCGTTTGACAGCTGAACGGCTCCATGCTGAAAGGATGGCCTCTGTTGCTGCTGGTGACCCTGTTGCACGGCTACAGATGCTTAATGTTACACCACACCACCACCAGCACTCACATATACACTCCCATCTTCATCTGCACCAACAGGACCCTCTCAATCAAG GCCAAGGGCCTCATCCTCTGGTGGACCCATTGGCTGCTGGGCCCCCTCTGGCACGATTCCCCTACCCACCTGGTGCCATCTCCAACCCCCTACTCAGTGAGTTATCCCATGAGCATGAAATGCTCCGCCACCCTCTGTTTG GAGCACCATTCCCCAGAGAGTTACCAGGACCCCTGGCTCCTATGTCTGCTGCGCATCAGTTGCAGGCGATGCAGGCACAGTCAGCAGAGCTGCAGAGGCTGGCACTGGAGCAGCAGTGGCTACATGGACATGCACACTTACATAGTGCTCCTCTCCCAAGCCAAGAAGACTACTACAG GTACCGACTGTAG
- the LOC127959550 gene encoding interactor of HORMAD1 protein 1 isoform X2, which translates to MKPNVWNIKEMLNIPSTSGGIKSAKGPGTSDYSSLSDSQFLLGSQMWPDNSQGFTQEMSGQSRGSQHTSQEMKGMMVSSSYSSKPFLFGGDGKISNFTSSKFVGMLDKFEEEKRKAKDKYEREILTHGVLQLQESLENTRETLLNRIDGSNDITKLVMEKLDTFSKTIEGYLNSVKEGITCQFETLQSQTQIDMGDRDAKSSLAAEELSSGMLNLQQDLEHLKAEQSKEQGMLGKILSQLSTLISIHKPMTGPGTARMIDSEVQTSPGLLERFCVISAEKEQESKMICNRPVIYSRKSAEQNQCPLTTQKTQNRNAHALPEETQQTVIEEVSPDASQSLWGTQLVETRPSSPHVDVQTTAFIEDHWGQHVDLKPVKPLHVRENQFVTDAMPPLKVPKRRQKPLNYRGKKRALVLPQRQPVRKKGANFSKDSQQNEDLQYEQKDRVPLTSLGDNLKLTNKSVTENHLKPQQQATVKPVSRCVAEQPINPFSLWSEDTDSSQMMVEYKMSEWENVPEPKTSVIEGEGGLWQLFDFTNDSE; encoded by the exons ATGAAGCCCAATGTCTGGAATATAAAGGAGATGTTGAATATCCCTTCAACTTCTGG AGGGATAAAAAGCGCCAAGGGTCCGGGAACCAGTGACTACTCCAGCCTGAGTGACTCCCAGTTTCTGTTGGGCTCTCAGATGTGGCCTGACAATTCACAAGGGTTTACCCAGGAGATGAGTGGCCAGAGCAGAGGTTCTCAGCATACCTCACAGGAG ATGAAGGGAATGATGGTGTCCAGCAGTTATAGTTCTAAGCCGTTTTTGTTTGGTGGTGATGGCAAAATCTCAAACTTCACTAGTAGCAAATTTGTTGGCATGTTGGACAAATTtgaggaggagaagagaaaagCCAAAGACAAATATGAAAG GGAAATTCTCACTCATGGAGTTCTACAACTGCAGGAATCTTtggaaaat ACCAGAGAGACTTTGTTAAATCGCATTGATGGAAGTAATGACATCACCAAACTTGTAATGGAGAAACTGGATACTTTTTCAAAAACAA TTGAAGGTTATTTAAACAGTGTGAAAGAAGGTATAACATGTCAGTTTGAGACTCTGCAGAGCCAAACACAAATAGATATGGGAGATAGGGATGCCAAG AGCAGTCTGGCTGCAGAAGAGTTGAGCTCAGGCATGCTTAACCTCCAACAGGATCTTGAACATCTGAAAGCAGAGCAGAGCAAGGAGCAGGGCATGCTGGGAAAAATTCTGTCTCAGCTTAGTACTTTGATTTCTATTCACAAGCCGATGACAGGACCTGGCACTGCTAGAATGATTGACAGTGAGGTCCAGACATCACCTGGTTTATTAGAGAGGTTCTGTGTCATATCAGCTGAAAAAGAACAGGAGAGCAAGATGATATGCAACAGGCCTGTCATTTATTCGAGAAAATCAGCAGAGCAGAACCAGTGTCCACTCACAACACAGAAGACACAAAACAGAAATGCACACGCTCTGCCTGAAGAAACACAGCAGACAGTTATAGAGGAGGTTTCCCCTGATGCTTCGCAGAGTTTATGGGGCACACAATTAGTTGAGACCAGACCTTCAAGCCCACATGTGGATGTTCAGACCACTGCATTCATAGAGGACCATTGGGGACAGCATGTAGATCTGAAGCCTGTAAAACCACTGCATGTTAGAGAGAACCAATTTGTCACTGATGCGATGCCACCACTGAAAGTACCTAAGAGGCGCCAAAAACCACTGAATTATAGGGGGAAAAAGAGAGCCCTGGTTCTCCCGCAAAGACAGCCAGTGAGAAAAAAAGGAGCAAATTTCTCAAAAGACAGCCAGCAGAACGAAGACCTTCAGTATGAACAAAAAGACAGAGTACCTTTGACTTCTCTTGGTGACAATTTGAAATTGACCAACAAGTCTGTTACAGAGAATCATTTAAAACCACAGCAGCAAGCCACTGTAAAGCCAGTCAGTAGGTGTGTAGCTGAACAACCAATAAACCCCTTCAGTTTGTGGTCTGAGGACACAGACAGCTCCCAAATGATGGTGGAATACAAGATGTCTGAATGGGAAAATGTGCCTGAACCGAAAACTAGTGTCATAGAAGGAGAAGGTGGCCTCTGGCAGCTTTTTGACTTCACTAATGACTCAGAATAA
- the LOC127959550 gene encoding interactor of HORMAD1 protein 1 isoform X1, which yields MQVICSNLDFMFIISSGNKCVDTESLNMKPNVWNIKEMLNIPSTSGGIKSAKGPGTSDYSSLSDSQFLLGSQMWPDNSQGFTQEMSGQSRGSQHTSQEMKGMMVSSSYSSKPFLFGGDGKISNFTSSKFVGMLDKFEEEKRKAKDKYEREILTHGVLQLQESLENTRETLLNRIDGSNDITKLVMEKLDTFSKTIEGYLNSVKEGITCQFETLQSQTQIDMGDRDAKSSLAAEELSSGMLNLQQDLEHLKAEQSKEQGMLGKILSQLSTLISIHKPMTGPGTARMIDSEVQTSPGLLERFCVISAEKEQESKMICNRPVIYSRKSAEQNQCPLTTQKTQNRNAHALPEETQQTVIEEVSPDASQSLWGTQLVETRPSSPHVDVQTTAFIEDHWGQHVDLKPVKPLHVRENQFVTDAMPPLKVPKRRQKPLNYRGKKRALVLPQRQPVRKKGANFSKDSQQNEDLQYEQKDRVPLTSLGDNLKLTNKSVTENHLKPQQQATVKPVSRCVAEQPINPFSLWSEDTDSSQMMVEYKMSEWENVPEPKTSVIEGEGGLWQLFDFTNDSE from the exons ATGCAAGTAATTTGCAGTAATCTTGATTTCATGTTTATTATTTCTAGTGGAAATAAATGTGTTGACACTGAAAGCCTGAATATGAAGCCCAATGTCTGGAATATAAAGGAGATGTTGAATATCCCTTCAACTTCTGG AGGGATAAAAAGCGCCAAGGGTCCGGGAACCAGTGACTACTCCAGCCTGAGTGACTCCCAGTTTCTGTTGGGCTCTCAGATGTGGCCTGACAATTCACAAGGGTTTACCCAGGAGATGAGTGGCCAGAGCAGAGGTTCTCAGCATACCTCACAGGAG ATGAAGGGAATGATGGTGTCCAGCAGTTATAGTTCTAAGCCGTTTTTGTTTGGTGGTGATGGCAAAATCTCAAACTTCACTAGTAGCAAATTTGTTGGCATGTTGGACAAATTtgaggaggagaagagaaaagCCAAAGACAAATATGAAAG GGAAATTCTCACTCATGGAGTTCTACAACTGCAGGAATCTTtggaaaat ACCAGAGAGACTTTGTTAAATCGCATTGATGGAAGTAATGACATCACCAAACTTGTAATGGAGAAACTGGATACTTTTTCAAAAACAA TTGAAGGTTATTTAAACAGTGTGAAAGAAGGTATAACATGTCAGTTTGAGACTCTGCAGAGCCAAACACAAATAGATATGGGAGATAGGGATGCCAAG AGCAGTCTGGCTGCAGAAGAGTTGAGCTCAGGCATGCTTAACCTCCAACAGGATCTTGAACATCTGAAAGCAGAGCAGAGCAAGGAGCAGGGCATGCTGGGAAAAATTCTGTCTCAGCTTAGTACTTTGATTTCTATTCACAAGCCGATGACAGGACCTGGCACTGCTAGAATGATTGACAGTGAGGTCCAGACATCACCTGGTTTATTAGAGAGGTTCTGTGTCATATCAGCTGAAAAAGAACAGGAGAGCAAGATGATATGCAACAGGCCTGTCATTTATTCGAGAAAATCAGCAGAGCAGAACCAGTGTCCACTCACAACACAGAAGACACAAAACAGAAATGCACACGCTCTGCCTGAAGAAACACAGCAGACAGTTATAGAGGAGGTTTCCCCTGATGCTTCGCAGAGTTTATGGGGCACACAATTAGTTGAGACCAGACCTTCAAGCCCACATGTGGATGTTCAGACCACTGCATTCATAGAGGACCATTGGGGACAGCATGTAGATCTGAAGCCTGTAAAACCACTGCATGTTAGAGAGAACCAATTTGTCACTGATGCGATGCCACCACTGAAAGTACCTAAGAGGCGCCAAAAACCACTGAATTATAGGGGGAAAAAGAGAGCCCTGGTTCTCCCGCAAAGACAGCCAGTGAGAAAAAAAGGAGCAAATTTCTCAAAAGACAGCCAGCAGAACGAAGACCTTCAGTATGAACAAAAAGACAGAGTACCTTTGACTTCTCTTGGTGACAATTTGAAATTGACCAACAAGTCTGTTACAGAGAATCATTTAAAACCACAGCAGCAAGCCACTGTAAAGCCAGTCAGTAGGTGTGTAGCTGAACAACCAATAAACCCCTTCAGTTTGTGGTCTGAGGACACAGACAGCTCCCAAATGATGGTGGAATACAAGATGTCTGAATGGGAAAATGTGCCTGAACCGAAAACTAGTGTCATAGAAGGAGAAGGTGGCCTCTGGCAGCTTTTTGACTTCACTAATGACTCAGAATAA
- the cb6h1orf159 gene encoding uncharacterized protein C1orf159 homolog isoform X3: protein MNETCVNITLCDPGLLQIQENNTAFCVSCDSTDQGNSTLLNNTKTNHILVPLITVIGGPGVAASVLLGSLLISLGLILSVASFFYLKRSSRLQGFYRRNKAFIFQPSETAAMIPEATSSVRKPRYVRRERPSATSASSSATVATGAVTKVYDV from the exons ATGAATGAAACCTGTGTGAATATTACACTCTGTGATCCTG GGCTCCTTCAAATACAGGAGAACAATACAGCATTTTGTGTGTCCTGTGACTCAACAGATCAGGGCAATTCAACTTTACTTAACAATA CAAAGACTAATCACATTCTAGTACCTTTAATCACAGTGATTG GTGGTCCAGGTGTAGCAGCTTCTGTCCTTCTAGGATCTCTACTGATCAGCCTGGGTCTCATCCTCTCGGTTGCATCTTTCTTTTACCTTAAGCGTTCCAGCCGCCTCCAGGGCTTTTACAGGCGCAATAagg CTTTTATATTCCAACCAAGTGAGACG GCTGCCATGATTCCTGAAGCTACATCTTCAG TTCGCAAGCCGAGATATGTCAGGAGGGAGAGGCCATCAGCAACATCAGCATCCAGCAGTGCTACTGTGGCAACAGGAGCTGTAACCAAGGTATACGATGTGTGA
- the cb6h1orf159 gene encoding uncharacterized protein C1orf159 homolog isoform X1, translating into MSRVYYILSAALFVLEIPETKALLENSNNCCGRIKRMNETCVNITLCDPGLLQIQENNTAFCVSCDSTDQGNSTLLNNTKTNHILVPLITVIGGPGVAASVLLGSLLISLGLILSVASFFYLKRSSRLQGFYRRNKAFIFQPSETAAMIPEATSSVRKPRYVRRERPSATSASSSATVATGAVTKVYDV; encoded by the exons ATGAGTAGAGTCTACTACATCCTCAGTGCTGCTCTTTTTGTGTTAGAAATTCCAGAGACCAAG GCACTGCTAGAAAACTCCAATAACTGTTGTGGAAGAATAAAGAGAATGAATGAAACCTGTGTGAATATTACACTCTGTGATCCTG GGCTCCTTCAAATACAGGAGAACAATACAGCATTTTGTGTGTCCTGTGACTCAACAGATCAGGGCAATTCAACTTTACTTAACAATA CAAAGACTAATCACATTCTAGTACCTTTAATCACAGTGATTG GTGGTCCAGGTGTAGCAGCTTCTGTCCTTCTAGGATCTCTACTGATCAGCCTGGGTCTCATCCTCTCGGTTGCATCTTTCTTTTACCTTAAGCGTTCCAGCCGCCTCCAGGGCTTTTACAGGCGCAATAagg CTTTTATATTCCAACCAAGTGAGACG GCTGCCATGATTCCTGAAGCTACATCTTCAG TTCGCAAGCCGAGATATGTCAGGAGGGAGAGGCCATCAGCAACATCAGCATCCAGCAGTGCTACTGTGGCAACAGGAGCTGTAACCAAGGTATACGATGTGTGA
- the LOC127959557 gene encoding RING finger protein 223 — protein sequence MEEPEVSTASRTNSIRHQHKTLVSGEDQDNAWDAGPECSICFCAYDNTFKTPKLLKCTHTFCLECLSRFVTISPEQEGTQITCPLCRRSTSLSEHGPPGLDTSQEVLCQLPSDQQQVEKVYLDGKRLCYSNPMIPNCVCIDIGEHKPEETPRREERREGCGHRLLQFLGFYGNWKRLVVLIIVLLVVLFVILWPIQCFFFPNSMSQCFRKS from the coding sequence ATGGAGGAACCAGAAGTATCTACAGCATCACGTACCAATTCAATACGGCACCAACACAAGACACTGGTCTCTGGTGAGGACCAGGACAATGCCTGGGACGCTGGTCCAGAGTGTTCAATCTGCTTTTGTGCATACGACAACACCTTCAAGACACCGAAGCTTCTCAAATGTACCCATACCTTCTGTCTGGAATGTCTGTCTCGCTTTGTGACTATTTCACCAGAGCAGGAGGGTACCCAGATCACCTGCCCTCTTTGTCGGCGGTCAACATCCCTGTCTGAGCACGGTCCTCCAGGTCTGGACACCAGCCAGGAAGTTTTGTGTCAACTTCCAAGCGACCAGCAACAAGTGGAGAAAGTTTATCTAGATGGAAAGAGGCTGTGCTACTCAAACCCTATGATACCCAACTGCGTCTGCATTGACATCGGGGAGCATAAACCAGAGGAGACGccgagaagagaggagagaagagagggaTGTGGACACAGACTGCTGCAATTCTTGGGTTTTTATGGAAACTGGAAGAGGCTTGTTGTCTTAATAATAGTGCTTCTTGTAGTCTTATTCGTTATACTGTGGCCCATCCAGTGCTTTTTCTTCCCAAACTCCATGTCACAATGCTTCAGAAAATCATGA